In a single window of the Candidatus Zixiibacteriota bacterium genome:
- a CDS encoding creatininase family protein, with protein sequence MLRHLDRLNWLAVKDTVPSRIDTAILPVGTVEAHGSSCLGTDNRIPEDIAGGIAERLNALIAPTINYGITRSLYRYPGGFTIKPDTFRLYVHDVLGSLADTGFKNIFIMNGHGGNNADLKTVATEFHFERKTNIAVIHWWHLCADLTQEFFGHVGGHAGTDETAMIQAIDPTLVDESAHDPELAWFFRPGADIYPVPGSILLYKEGEGQPNFNAEQARAYREKVIDAVGEFAELVLKRWRKFSL encoded by the coding sequence TTGCTGCGTCACCTTGACCGCCTCAATTGGCTGGCCGTGAAAGATACGGTACCTTCGCGGATTGACACCGCGATCTTGCCGGTAGGCACGGTGGAGGCCCACGGCTCATCGTGCCTCGGCACGGATAACAGGATTCCTGAAGACATCGCCGGGGGAATCGCGGAACGCTTAAACGCCCTGATAGCTCCCACCATAAATTACGGTATCACCAGATCTTTGTATCGCTATCCCGGTGGTTTCACGATCAAACCGGATACGTTTCGTCTTTATGTTCATGATGTGCTCGGTTCACTGGCCGACACGGGGTTCAAAAATATCTTCATCATGAACGGCCACGGAGGCAACAACGCCGACCTGAAAACGGTCGCGACCGAATTTCACTTCGAAAGGAAAACCAACATCGCCGTCATTCACTGGTGGCATCTGTGCGCCGACCTCACGCAGGAGTTTTTCGGTCACGTCGGAGGACATGCCGGTACCGACGAGACCGCGATGATACAGGCCATTGACCCGACGCTGGTGGATGAGTCGGCCCATGACCCGGAACTCGCCTGGTTTTTCAGGCCGGGAGCTGACATTTATCCTGTGCCAGGCTCTATACTGCTGTATAAAGAGGGGGAGGGTCAGCCGAATTTCAACGCCGAGCAGGCTCGCGCTTATCGGGAAAAAGTCAT
- a CDS encoding DUF2064 domain-containing protein, whose amino-acid sequence MEDGSSMDFGPIQGDNLRFLHQAFITDTIVNASAIEDADIRLFYIDNPERARLVKIVTDYLSKRLTGKHEDFFKSRFKSFGLEKNRWGIRIEQVFQSCFEQGYKHVLVAGSRTPTIAAGMFSTALKMLTKSDAVFGPTPEGRYYLIGMSGSYKISLADFDWKSPAIYSEVADAFSKKDLAWSELEIWYCVENAEELEMMIRDINQFRFEGDEQTARETEKVLERILAKLE is encoded by the coding sequence ATGGAAGATGGCTCCTCGATGGATTTCGGACCGATTCAGGGTGATAATCTGCGCTTTCTTCATCAGGCTTTCATCACCGATACTATCGTAAACGCCTCGGCTATAGAAGACGCGGACATTCGACTGTTTTATATCGACAATCCGGAAAGAGCTCGTCTGGTCAAAATAGTAACTGACTACCTGTCAAAAAGACTTACGGGCAAGCACGAAGATTTCTTCAAGTCGCGCTTCAAGAGCTTCGGACTCGAAAAAAACCGCTGGGGCATTCGTATAGAGCAGGTGTTCCAGAGCTGCTTCGAACAAGGATACAAACACGTCCTCGTCGCCGGGAGTCGTACGCCCACCATAGCGGCCGGCATGTTCAGTACCGCTTTGAAAATGCTTACGAAATCCGATGCCGTCTTTGGACCGACGCCGGAGGGCCGTTATTATCTGATTGGTATGTCCGGTTCATACAAAATCAGCCTGGCCGACTTCGACTGGAAATCGCCGGCCATTTATTCCGAAGTCGCCGACGCGTTCAGCAAGAAAGATCTGGCCTGGTCGGAACTGGAGATCTGGTACTGTGTCGAGAACGCCGAGGAACTCGAGATGATGATTCGCGATATAAATCAATTCCGATTCGAGGGAGACGAGCAGACCGCGCGCGAAACCGAAAAAGTCCTCGAACGAATTCTCGCCAAACTGGAGTGA
- a CDS encoding cytochrome c biogenesis protein CcdA, whose protein sequence is MVFDQPTVEIPAAVLAGLLSFVSPCVLPLIPGYLSFISGVSIEELSSRQRSSSQLWKMLINTVFFVVGFSLVFVLLGAGATKIGTVLKSNLDIFNKIAGVVVFVFGLHVAGVFKIKALNYEKRVHARQKSMGVLGSMAIGIAFAFGWTPCIGPILGAILTLAAQQGSVSHGVVLLLFYSAGLGIPFILTALLFNYLIGAFGFIKRHFRAVEIISGSLLMIVGVMIFFNWLQLISAFILQQVPALQNVG, encoded by the coding sequence ATGGTATTCGATCAACCTACTGTCGAAATCCCCGCTGCCGTTTTGGCCGGATTGCTTTCATTCGTGTCACCCTGCGTCCTGCCCCTAATACCGGGTTATTTGTCGTTTATATCAGGAGTCTCAATCGAAGAACTCAGTTCCAGACAACGGTCGTCTTCGCAGTTATGGAAGATGTTGATAAACACTGTCTTCTTCGTGGTCGGGTTCTCACTGGTGTTCGTGTTGCTCGGCGCCGGAGCGACCAAAATCGGCACGGTGCTGAAATCCAATCTCGACATCTTTAACAAGATTGCCGGTGTCGTCGTCTTCGTGTTCGGTCTGCACGTGGCCGGTGTGTTTAAGATCAAGGCTCTCAATTACGAAAAACGCGTTCATGCTCGTCAAAAAAGCATGGGGGTTCTGGGCTCCATGGCTATCGGCATCGCTTTCGCGTTCGGATGGACCCCGTGTATTGGCCCCATCCTCGGCGCTATTCTGACTCTCGCCGCTCAGCAGGGTTCAGTAAGTCACGGCGTAGTGCTCCTGCTGTTCTATTCCGCCGGACTCGGAATACCTTTCATACTTACCGCTCTGTTATTTAACTACTTAATAGGCGCCTTCGGATTCATCAAAAGGCATTTTCGCGCCGTCGAGATCATCTCCGGTTCACTGCTGATGATTGTCGGTGTGATGATATTCTTCAACTGGCTCCAGTTGATCTCCGCCTTTATCCTGCAACAGGTGCCGGCTCTTCAAAATGTCGGATAA
- a CDS encoding rhomboid family intramembrane serine protease: MIIANLAVFIIQYFYPRLTDLLGLTPSRFYSDFPNLLYQPFTYMFLHGSFGHIFFNMFALWMFGTEIEYNLGTRRFARFYILSGLAGAILTLIVKSSQMAPMIGASAAVYGVLVAYWISFPNRYLYIWFLFPVMVKWAIPGLLLLGFLFGGPNTAHFAHLGGALFGLIYFKSSWRWLSFGRKIKDLRYRRQSAKLEKNRQKAEEIMKRVDDILDKINEVGIENISKEDRKFLEEASSRLSDRKIND; this comes from the coding sequence ATGATTATCGCTAATCTCGCGGTATTTATCATTCAATATTTCTATCCGCGCTTAACGGACCTCCTTGGATTAACCCCTTCTCGCTTCTACTCGGATTTCCCAAATCTGCTTTACCAGCCGTTTACCTATATGTTCCTTCACGGAAGCTTCGGGCATATCTTCTTCAATATGTTTGCCCTGTGGATGTTTGGCACCGAGATCGAGTATAACCTTGGCACCAGGCGCTTTGCGCGTTTCTACATATTATCAGGGTTGGCTGGAGCGATATTGACCCTTATTGTTAAATCGTCTCAGATGGCGCCTATGATCGGAGCCTCGGCAGCGGTATATGGAGTGCTGGTGGCCTACTGGATTTCATTTCCCAATCGCTACCTCTATATCTGGTTTTTGTTCCCGGTGATGGTGAAATGGGCCATACCGGGCCTGTTGCTTTTGGGATTTCTCTTCGGCGGACCGAACACCGCCCATTTCGCTCATCTCGGAGGCGCTCTGTTTGGCTTGATTTACTTCAAGTCCAGCTGGCGGTGGCTGTCTTTCGGCCGAAAAATTAAAGACTTGCGTTATCGACGCCAATCTGCGAAACTGGAGAAAAACCGACAAAAAGCCGAAGAAATAATGAAGAGGGTAGATGATATCCTCGACAAAATTAATGAGGTCGGCATCGAAAATATCAGCAAGGAAGACCGCAAATTCCTTGAAGAAGCTTCGTCCAGACTCTCGGATCGAAAAATAAATGACTAA
- the trxA gene encoding thioredoxin, with translation MSKPLNITDDTFDQEVLQSDKPVIVDFWATWCGPCKMIAPILEEIATEYSDKVKVVKLDVDANNLTAGKYNIMSIPSLLFFKGGEMVDQVVGAIPKAQLMARIDRAFN, from the coding sequence ATGAGTAAACCGTTGAACATTACCGACGACACCTTTGATCAGGAGGTCTTGCAATCTGACAAGCCTGTCATAGTGGACTTCTGGGCAACCTGGTGCGGGCCGTGCAAGATGATTGCCCCTATTCTGGAAGAAATAGCCACTGAGTACTCGGATAAGGTTAAGGTCGTTAAGCTGGATGTTGATGCCAACAACCTCACCGCGGGTAAATATAACATAATGTCGATCCCGTCACTGCTTTTCTTCAAAGGCGGAGAAATGGTTGACCAGGTCGTGGGCGCCATACCCAAGGCCCAGTTGATGGCGCGTATCGACAGGGCTTTCAATTAG
- a CDS encoding acyl-CoA dehydratase activase, with amino-acid sequence MSPTTKSLGIDVGSVSVKLALFENGRLTRTVYRRFHGRPFETLLEALGDRFGELQSATLKLGLTGIGGKTACSVLGGKFYGEIASIAAGNYHVVPEARTIVEMGGEDSKLIILDSGKRVVKDFSMNAQCAAGTGSFLDQQANRLKISIEGEFGQMALKSKNPPRIAGRCSVFAKSDMIHLQQIATPDYDIVAGLCFAVARNFKSSIARGMKFEKPIVFEGGVAANPGMVRAFTEILQLEQGELIVPQHHNVIGAIGAALLAADDDLVVENFDIGKIESYLGFRRSAQAGRDALSFDFPHSKYYDVTLEKSPCDFDDLDVFLGVDIGSLSTNLVLIDESHRVVARRYLMTEGRPIEAVRCGLKEIGEEVGDRVNVRAVGSTGSGRYLIGDLIGADVVRNEITAQATAAVDIDPEVDTIFEIGGQDSKYISIDNRSVIDFEMNKACAAGTGSFLQEQAEKLNINIETEFSDRALKATCPVGCGERCTVFMESDLVAHQRSGASKDDLLAGLAYSIASNYLTKVVGDRRIGRHIFFQGGVAWNKAVVAAFEKLTGKDVTVPPHHDVTGAIGAAILAEEKLSEPGFETSFKGFDFYKKRYRIDTFPCEDCPNQCEIHKVEVEGEQPLFYGSRCEKFEVDRNEKKHLPFDYARARQRLLYRRYYDASRVEKNKGRIGIPRVLHFFEYYPFWKAFFESAGFEIVNSDFSNHKIVSQALELFSAETCYPIKIVYGHIANLLEKQIDYIFLPSLIKVVEEKEEIDSGAYICPYVQTIGSSVSARFDFAGSGVKFIDRPIHLSQNAEDLRHKLKRLASDFHLSDREYNRAVAAGLSAYQAYKKELRATGEKFLKELSPDEKVLVVVSRPYNGYDRKLSLELPDKIRNLGVKAIPVDFLDIENGQDDTPFMYWRYGKRILSAARYIREHPNLYAVYITSFACGPDSFITHFFRKAMAGKPYLQLELDEHSADAGLITRCEAFIDSLRFYKFRTPVTHFSIANDDFRPFEKTIYIPNMCDHAYALRAAFERCGLTAQVLDEPDEETLEYGKKFTTGKECFPCVITTGDMIKKLRSKDSDPRKTIFFMPGANGPCRFGLYSQFHRIVLDDLGYTDIPIYSPNSKNGYTDFGLDGTEFRKTAWRGMVFIDCLQKLLLRTRPYEINKGETEKLYLHYVNRLDNAIVRDESLADLARWASGDFAKIKTTERTRPVVGVVGEIYLRNNRFSNNHLIESLENLGLEVWLATFTEWPMYTSYTYRRDSISNLDLKGILRGTLQLQFQKRQEHKIIRSFLKDGDFRTDYPIEKVLRLAQRYLQLDYKGEAVLSIGKAMEMVAEGACGVVNAMPFNCMPGTVVSSLSKRISEDLGFVPWLNISYEGLRDSGEETRLEAFAEQVKAIQQGQHPAIKLKEVAGG; translated from the coding sequence ATGTCACCGACAACTAAATCTCTCGGCATCGATGTCGGCTCGGTATCCGTCAAGCTGGCCTTGTTCGAAAATGGCCGGTTGACACGAACCGTTTACAGGCGCTTTCACGGGCGACCATTCGAGACACTGCTTGAAGCGCTCGGAGACCGGTTCGGTGAACTTCAGAGCGCGACGCTAAAACTTGGTCTCACCGGTATCGGAGGCAAAACAGCCTGCTCGGTACTCGGGGGCAAGTTTTACGGAGAAATCGCTTCCATCGCGGCCGGTAACTACCATGTTGTTCCCGAAGCTCGCACGATTGTCGAGATGGGAGGGGAAGACTCCAAATTAATAATCCTCGATAGCGGAAAACGGGTAGTTAAAGACTTTTCGATGAATGCCCAGTGTGCCGCTGGAACCGGTTCGTTTCTCGATCAGCAGGCAAACCGCCTTAAGATATCGATAGAAGGTGAATTCGGGCAGATGGCGTTGAAGTCGAAAAATCCCCCGCGCATAGCCGGTCGATGTTCGGTCTTCGCCAAGTCCGATATGATTCATCTTCAGCAGATAGCCACCCCTGATTACGACATCGTTGCGGGCCTTTGCTTTGCCGTGGCGCGAAACTTCAAGAGCTCAATCGCCCGCGGCATGAAATTCGAAAAGCCAATTGTTTTTGAAGGCGGTGTGGCGGCTAACCCCGGTATGGTTCGCGCCTTTACCGAGATACTGCAGCTCGAGCAAGGTGAGCTGATTGTCCCTCAGCACCATAACGTTATCGGAGCCATCGGCGCCGCTCTTCTTGCCGCCGATGATGACCTGGTGGTCGAAAACTTCGATATCGGCAAAATAGAATCCTATCTCGGTTTTCGCAGGTCGGCACAGGCCGGGCGCGACGCTCTCTCGTTCGATTTTCCTCATTCCAAATATTATGATGTTACGCTGGAAAAAAGTCCTTGTGATTTCGACGACCTCGATGTCTTTCTCGGCGTTGATATTGGTTCCCTCTCCACAAACCTGGTGCTGATCGACGAGTCCCACCGCGTTGTCGCCCGGCGCTACCTGATGACAGAAGGCCGGCCAATCGAGGCGGTGCGTTGCGGACTCAAAGAGATCGGCGAAGAGGTGGGCGACAGGGTAAATGTAAGGGCCGTTGGCTCAACCGGTTCGGGCAGATATTTAATCGGTGACTTGATAGGGGCCGATGTTGTCCGTAACGAAATAACCGCCCAGGCTACAGCGGCTGTCGATATCGACCCCGAGGTTGATACAATCTTCGAAATCGGCGGCCAGGATTCAAAGTATATATCGATTGATAATCGATCAGTGATCGATTTCGAAATGAATAAAGCCTGCGCCGCCGGGACCGGTTCATTTCTTCAGGAACAGGCGGAAAAACTAAATATCAACATCGAGACTGAATTCTCGGACCGTGCCCTTAAAGCCACATGTCCTGTCGGTTGCGGGGAACGATGCACAGTTTTCATGGAATCAGACCTTGTAGCTCATCAGCGAAGTGGCGCGAGCAAGGATGACCTTTTGGCCGGGTTGGCCTATTCCATTGCCAGCAATTACCTTACGAAGGTTGTGGGAGACCGAAGAATCGGCCGGCACATTTTCTTTCAGGGCGGGGTGGCCTGGAACAAAGCTGTCGTGGCCGCTTTCGAGAAATTGACGGGTAAAGATGTTACCGTGCCGCCGCACCATGATGTTACCGGGGCCATCGGAGCAGCCATTCTGGCCGAGGAGAAGCTCTCCGAACCCGGCTTTGAGACTTCGTTCAAGGGCTTTGACTTCTATAAGAAGCGCTACCGGATAGATACCTTCCCGTGTGAGGATTGCCCTAACCAGTGCGAAATTCATAAGGTCGAAGTCGAGGGGGAACAGCCGCTGTTTTACGGTTCGCGCTGCGAGAAATTCGAGGTTGACCGAAATGAAAAAAAACACCTGCCATTCGACTATGCCAGGGCCAGACAGAGACTGCTGTACCGGCGCTATTACGACGCCAGCCGCGTGGAAAAAAATAAAGGCAGAATAGGTATCCCGAGAGTCCTGCATTTCTTCGAATATTATCCGTTCTGGAAGGCATTCTTTGAGTCCGCCGGTTTCGAAATAGTGAACTCCGATTTTTCCAACCATAAGATAGTTTCTCAGGCGCTCGAACTTTTCAGCGCGGAAACATGCTATCCGATAAAGATTGTCTATGGTCACATCGCCAACCTGCTGGAAAAGCAGATAGACTATATCTTCTTGCCTTCGCTGATAAAAGTTGTTGAGGAAAAGGAAGAGATCGACAGCGGAGCCTATATATGTCCTTACGTGCAGACAATAGGTTCCTCTGTTTCGGCCCGTTTCGATTTTGCCGGCTCGGGGGTCAAGTTCATTGACCGTCCCATACACCTGAGTCAGAATGCCGAAGACCTCAGACACAAACTGAAACGCCTGGCATCTGATTTCCATCTTTCCGATAGAGAGTACAATCGGGCGGTAGCCGCCGGGCTTTCCGCCTACCAGGCATACAAAAAAGAGTTGCGGGCAACCGGCGAAAAGTTTCTCAAAGAACTGTCCCCCGATGAAAAGGTGTTGGTAGTCGTCAGCAGACCATACAACGGCTACGACCGTAAGCTCTCTCTGGAATTGCCCGACAAGATCCGCAATCTGGGCGTTAAGGCCATTCCTGTGGATTTCCTCGATATCGAAAACGGTCAGGACGACACCCCGTTTATGTACTGGCGTTACGGAAAGAGAATCCTCTCGGCCGCGCGGTATATCCGTGAGCATCCCAACCTCTATGCCGTTTATATCACATCGTTCGCTTGCGGTCCGGATTCATTCATTACTCATTTTTTCCGCAAGGCCATGGCGGGTAAGCCCTACCTGCAGCTTGAGCTTGATGAGCATTCGGCCGATGCGGGTCTCATAACCCGGTGTGAGGCTTTTATAGATTCTTTGCGCTTCTACAAGTTCAGAACGCCGGTTACCCATTTCAGCATCGCCAACGACGATTTTCGACCCTTCGAGAAGACAATCTATATTCCCAATATGTGTGATCATGCCTACGCGCTCAGAGCCGCTTTCGAGAGATGTGGCCTTACGGCGCAAGTGCTTGATGAACCGGATGAAGAGACTCTCGAATACGGCAAAAAATTCACCACCGGCAAAGAGTGCTTCCCCTGCGTCATCACCACCGGCGATATGATCAAGAAACTTCGCTCTAAAGACAGCGACCCGCGCAAAACAATTTTCTTCATGCCCGGCGCCAATGGGCCGTGCCGGTTCGGACTGTATAGCCAGTTCCACAGGATTGTACTCGATGACCTGGGGTATACCGATATTCCCATATATTCTCCCAATTCGAAAAACGGATATACTGACTTCGGTCTCGATGGCACGGAATTTCGCAAAACCGCCTGGCGTGGTATGGTATTTATTGATTGCCTGCAAAAACTGCTGCTTCGCACACGCCCGTATGAGATAAACAAGGGAGAAACGGAGAAGTTGTATCTTCACTATGTCAATCGCCTTGATAATGCAATCGTCCGCGATGAGTCTTTAGCGGACCTGGCTCGATGGGCCTCCGGTGATTTCGCCAAAATCAAAACGACCGAGCGAACCAGACCGGTAGTTGGGGTAGTGGGTGAGATATATCTGCGCAATAACCGTTTTTCAAACAATCACCTGATTGAGTCGCTGGAGAATCTCGGTCTCGAAGTATGGCTGGCAACGTTCACGGAGTGGCCGATGTATACCTCATACACCTATCGCCGCGACTCGATATCCAATCTGGATCTGAAAGGCATATTACGGGGAACTCTTCAGCTGCAATTCCAGAAACGACAAGAGCACAAGATTATCAGAAGCTTTTTAAAAGACGGAGATTTCCGCACGGATTATCCTATTGAGAAAGTCCTCAGACTGGCTCAGAGATATTTGCAGCTGGACTATAAAGGAGAAGCTGTTCTTTCGATTGGCAAGGCTATGGAAATGGTCGCCGAGGGCGCCTGCGGAGTCGTTAATGCCATGCCGTTCAACTGTATGCCCGGAACGGTTGTGTCGTCCTTGTCCAAACGTATCTCTGAAGACCTGGGTTTTGTGCCGTGGCTCAATATCAGCTACGAGGGCCTTCGCGACTCTGGCGAAGAGACGAGGTTGGAAGCCTTTGCCGAACAGGTCAAGGCGATTCAGCAGGGTCAGCATCCTGCGATAAAGCTCAAAGAGGTGGCCGGAGGTTAA
- the dtd gene encoding D-aminoacyl-tRNA deacylase — protein sequence MRLVVQRTSGVEVVIDGKVLSRTGRGLLVLVGSRKGDNEKCSEWLADKVVNLRIFEDDDGKMNLSCLDVAGEIMIVSQFTLYADTRKGRRPAFTEAMEATEAERLYNEFVRLVGASGLKVATGKFGAKMDVRFDNDGPVTIILDYDI from the coding sequence ATGCGATTAGTTGTACAGCGAACATCCGGCGTTGAGGTCGTTATCGACGGCAAAGTTCTTAGCCGCACAGGGCGAGGACTGCTGGTTTTAGTGGGCAGCAGAAAGGGTGATAACGAAAAGTGTTCTGAGTGGCTGGCGGACAAGGTCGTCAACCTTCGGATTTTTGAGGACGATGACGGCAAGATGAATCTATCGTGCCTCGATGTTGCGGGTGAAATCATGATTGTCTCGCAGTTCACTCTCTACGCCGACACGCGTAAAGGACGACGACCGGCTTTTACCGAAGCCATGGAGGCGACCGAAGCCGAGAGACTTTACAATGAGTTCGTGAGACTGGTCGGGGCATCCGGCCTGAAAGTGGCGACCGGTAAGTTCGGGGCCAAGATGGACGTGCGTTTCGACAATGACGGCCCGGTAACGATAATACTCGACTATGACATATAA
- a CDS encoding Maf family protein codes for MTYKFINQLANKYEIILGSGSPRRVALLRETGVSFSQIVPNLEEQQLEGEQPFTYAERLAQDKALLICRKLGENQAVISCDTIVVLEGRVLGKPLDKYDAFNILTLLSGKKHVVCTALAVADRRGILTSGYETTNVFFNHVSPEQIKDYIASGEPMDKAGAYGIQGMGAFLVDSIEGNLDTVIGFPRELLERLASRIVGLQ; via the coding sequence ATGACATATAAGTTTATCAATCAGCTTGCCAACAAATATGAGATAATCCTCGGTTCCGGGTCGCCGCGCCGGGTGGCTCTTCTCAGGGAAACAGGCGTGTCTTTCAGCCAGATTGTCCCTAATCTCGAAGAACAGCAGCTTGAAGGCGAACAGCCGTTCACGTATGCGGAACGACTGGCGCAGGACAAAGCTCTTCTTATTTGCAGGAAGCTGGGCGAGAACCAGGCCGTGATAAGTTGTGACACGATCGTGGTTCTCGAGGGAAGAGTGCTCGGAAAGCCTTTGGACAAGTATGATGCGTTTAATATCCTCACTCTCCTGTCCGGGAAAAAGCATGTCGTATGCACTGCTCTGGCGGTGGCCGACCGTCGCGGCATTCTGACAAGCGGCTACGAAACCACAAATGTTTTTTTTAATCATGTTTCCCCGGAGCAAATTAAGGATTATATTGCCAGCGGCGAGCCGATGGACAAAGCGGGCGCCTATGGGATACAGGGGATGGGGGCATTTTTAGTTGACAGTATTGAGGGTAACCTGGATACTGTTATTGGGTTTCCGCGCGAGTTGTTGGAGCGTCTGGCAAGCAGGATAGTTGGATTACAGTAA
- a CDS encoding RodZ domain-containing protein, giving the protein MDYSNPHNPNKMSELYKKFGELLKIERNRKALKLEDLSEQLKISVTNLEYIEAGEIGSLPSKIYYNLFAKAYAESLGIDFERTIEAIKEDLGELTYNGDTGSSKPAPDKPQKKKPAEQKKDAEERESAASIKKLLYLFGAIVVVFIIFLVIFLIFFSSEKPITDEQTSTRQASQPAVVDSDHVTSDTGGTSYDWNVPEYRVPQKLRLKLTPRNESWSTVLADGDTVIFRNLIPGRVYDAEADYRLIVSVGIPSQVDIELNGKAVDLSDPGTGRISRVEINQVNADSFFNRDALESVSATTPGPANDQRPADTAGNSGGLEDDET; this is encoded by the coding sequence TTGGATTACAGTAACCCTCACAACCCGAACAAAATGAGCGAATTGTACAAGAAATTTGGCGAGCTGCTTAAGATCGAAAGAAATCGCAAAGCGCTGAAGCTCGAAGACCTGTCGGAGCAGTTAAAGATCTCGGTAACCAATCTTGAGTACATAGAAGCCGGCGAGATCGGTTCACTTCCCTCGAAAATTTACTATAACCTTTTTGCCAAGGCCTACGCCGAGTCGCTGGGTATTGACTTTGAGCGCACTATCGAAGCGATCAAGGAGGACCTTGGAGAACTTACGTATAACGGGGACACCGGCTCCTCGAAACCGGCGCCGGACAAGCCCCAAAAAAAGAAACCGGCCGAGCAAAAGAAAGATGCGGAGGAGAGAGAAAGCGCGGCATCCATCAAAAAGCTCCTCTACCTCTTTGGGGCGATCGTTGTCGTGTTCATAATTTTTCTGGTAATATTCCTGATATTCTTCTCATCCGAAAAACCGATCACCGACGAGCAAACATCCACCCGGCAGGCATCGCAGCCTGCAGTCGTGGATTCCGATCACGTTACTTCAGACACCGGGGGCACATCGTACGACTGGAACGTACCGGAATACCGGGTGCCGCAGAAGCTCAGGTTAAAACTCACACCGAGAAACGAAAGCTGGTCGACCGTGCTTGCCGACGGCGACACGGTTATATTCCGCAATCTGATACCGGGCCGCGTCTATGACGCCGAAGCTGATTACCGGCTGATAGTGTCGGTCGGGATACCGTCTCAGGTGGATATCGAGCTTAACGGGAAAGCAGTGGATCTTAGCGACCCGGGCACGGGAAGAATCTCAAGGGTCGAAATCAACCAGGTAAACGCAGACAGCTTTTTTAACCGGGATGCTTTGGAGTCCGTATCTGCCACCACGCCCGGCCCGGCGAATGATCAGCGACCGGCTGATACCGCCGGAAACAGTGGTGGGCTTGAGGATGATGAAACTTAA